One window from the genome of Manis pentadactyla isolate mManPen7 chromosome 15, mManPen7.hap1, whole genome shotgun sequence encodes:
- the VASP gene encoding vasodilator-stimulated phosphoprotein isoform X1 has translation MSETVICSSWATVMLYDDSNKRWVPAGTGPQAFSRVQIYHNPTANSFRVVGWKMQPEQQVVINCAIVRGIKYNQATPSFHQWRDARQVWGLNFGSKEDAAQFAAGMASALEALEGGGPPPPAPPPAAPPTWSAQNGPSPEEVEQQKRQQPSQPEHMERERRVSNAGGPPAPPGGGPPPPPGPPPPPGPPPPPGLPPSGVSAAGHGAGGPPPPAPPLPTAQGPSGGGAGAPGLAAAIAGAKLRKVSKQEEASGPPPAPKTESSRSTGGGLMEEMNAMLARRRKATQVGEKPSKDESANEEPEARVPAPSGESVRRPWEKNSTTLPRMKSSSSVTTSDAHPSTTSSSEESDLERVKQELLEEVRKELQKMKEEIIEAFVQELRKRGSP, from the exons ATGAG TGAGACGGTTATCTGCTCCAGCTGGGCCACTGTGATGCTCTATGATGACAGCAACAAGCGATGGGTACCTGCCGGCACGGGCCCCCAGGCCTTCAGCCGTGTACAGATCTACCACAACCCCACGGCCAATTCCTTCCGTGTAGTGGGCTGGAAGATGCAGCCAGAACAGCAG GTGGTCATCAACTGTGCCATTGTCCGGGGTATCAAGTACAACCAGGCCACCCCCAGCTTCCACCAGTGGCGCGACGCCCGCCAGGTCTGGGGCCTCAACTTCGGGAGCAAAGAGGACGCAGCGCAGTTTGCTGCTGGCATGGCCAGCGCCCTAGAGGCACTGGAAG GAGGTGGGCCTCCGCCCCCGGCTCCGCCCCCAGCAGCACCTCCGACCTGGTCTGCCCAGAACGGTCCCTCTCCAGAGGAGGTGGAGCAGCAGAAAAG GCAGCAGCCGAGCCAGCCGGAGCATATGGAGCGTGAGCGCCGCGTCTCCAATGCAG GGGGCCCACCTGCTCCCCCAGGGGGGGGACCACCGCCACCTCCAGGACCTCCCCCTCCTCCCggtccaccccctccccctggtCTGCCCCCCTCAGGGGTCTCAGCTGCAGGGCACGGAGCAGGgggacccccaccccctgcaccaCCTCTCCCCACAGCACAAGGCCCCAGTGGTGGAGGGGCTGGGGCCCCTGGCCTAGCTGCAGCCATTGCCGGGGCCAAACTCAGGAAAGTCAGCAAG CAGGAGGAAGCCTCAGGGCCCCCCCCTGCCCCCAAAACCGAGAGCAGTAGAAGCACAGGTGGGGGGCTCATGGAAGAGATGAATGCCATGCTGGCCCGGAG AAGGAAAGCCACACAGGTTGGAGAGAAACCCTCCAAGGATGAATCTGCCAAT GAGGAGCCAGAGGCCCGAGTCCCAGCCCCTAGTGGTGA ATCTGTGCGGAGACCCTGGGAGAAGAACAGCACAACATTGCCAAG GATGAAGTCGTCTTCTTCAGTGACCACTTCCGATGCCCACCCCTCTACAACCAGCTCCAGTGAGGAGTCAGACTTGGAGAGAGTGAAGCAG GAGCTTCTGgaagaggtgaggaaggaattgcagaaaatgaaagaggaaataattgaag CCTTTGTCCAGGAGCTGAGGAAACGGGGTTCCCCCTGA
- the VASP gene encoding vasodilator-stimulated phosphoprotein isoform X2 produces MSETVICSSWATVMLYDDSNKRWVPAGTGPQAFSRVQIYHNPTANSFRVVGWKMQPEQQVVINCAIVRGIKYNQATPSFHQWRDARQVWGLNFGSKEDAAQFAAGMASALEALEGGGPPPPAPPPAAPPTWSAQNGPSPEEVEQQKRQQPSQPEHMERERRVSNAGGPPAPPGGGPPPPPGPPPPPGPPPPPGLPPSGVSAAGHGAGGPPPPAPPLPTAQGPSGGGAGAPGLAAAIAGAKLRKVSKQEEASGPPPAPKTESSRSTGGGLMEEMNAMLARRRKATQVGEKPSKDESANEEPEARVPAPSESVRRPWEKNSTTLPRMKSSSSVTTSDAHPSTTSSSEESDLERVKQELLEEVRKELQKMKEEIIEAFVQELRKRGSP; encoded by the exons ATGAG TGAGACGGTTATCTGCTCCAGCTGGGCCACTGTGATGCTCTATGATGACAGCAACAAGCGATGGGTACCTGCCGGCACGGGCCCCCAGGCCTTCAGCCGTGTACAGATCTACCACAACCCCACGGCCAATTCCTTCCGTGTAGTGGGCTGGAAGATGCAGCCAGAACAGCAG GTGGTCATCAACTGTGCCATTGTCCGGGGTATCAAGTACAACCAGGCCACCCCCAGCTTCCACCAGTGGCGCGACGCCCGCCAGGTCTGGGGCCTCAACTTCGGGAGCAAAGAGGACGCAGCGCAGTTTGCTGCTGGCATGGCCAGCGCCCTAGAGGCACTGGAAG GAGGTGGGCCTCCGCCCCCGGCTCCGCCCCCAGCAGCACCTCCGACCTGGTCTGCCCAGAACGGTCCCTCTCCAGAGGAGGTGGAGCAGCAGAAAAG GCAGCAGCCGAGCCAGCCGGAGCATATGGAGCGTGAGCGCCGCGTCTCCAATGCAG GGGGCCCACCTGCTCCCCCAGGGGGGGGACCACCGCCACCTCCAGGACCTCCCCCTCCTCCCggtccaccccctccccctggtCTGCCCCCCTCAGGGGTCTCAGCTGCAGGGCACGGAGCAGGgggacccccaccccctgcaccaCCTCTCCCCACAGCACAAGGCCCCAGTGGTGGAGGGGCTGGGGCCCCTGGCCTAGCTGCAGCCATTGCCGGGGCCAAACTCAGGAAAGTCAGCAAG CAGGAGGAAGCCTCAGGGCCCCCCCCTGCCCCCAAAACCGAGAGCAGTAGAAGCACAGGTGGGGGGCTCATGGAAGAGATGAATGCCATGCTGGCCCGGAG AAGGAAAGCCACACAGGTTGGAGAGAAACCCTCCAAGGATGAATCTGCCAAT GAGGAGCCAGAGGCCCGAGTCCCAGCCCCTAGTG AATCTGTGCGGAGACCCTGGGAGAAGAACAGCACAACATTGCCAAG GATGAAGTCGTCTTCTTCAGTGACCACTTCCGATGCCCACCCCTCTACAACCAGCTCCAGTGAGGAGTCAGACTTGGAGAGAGTGAAGCAG GAGCTTCTGgaagaggtgaggaaggaattgcagaaaatgaaagaggaaataattgaag CCTTTGTCCAGGAGCTGAGGAAACGGGGTTCCCCCTGA
- the VASP gene encoding vasodilator-stimulated phosphoprotein isoform X3, protein MSETVICSSWATVMLYDDSNKRWVPAGTGPQAFSRVQIYHNPTANSFRVVGWKMQPEQQVVINCAIVRGIKYNQATPSFHQWRDARQVWGLNFGSKEDAAQFAAGMASALEALEGGGPPPPAPPPAAPPTWSAQNGPSPEEVEQQKRQQPSQPEHMERERRVSNAGGPPAPPGGGPPPPPGPPPPPGPPPPPGLPPSGVSAAGHGAGGPPPPAPPLPTAQGPSGGGAGAPGLAAAIAGAKLRKVSKEEASGPPPAPKTESSRSTGGGLMEEMNAMLARRRKATQVGEKPSKDESANEEPEARVPAPSGESVRRPWEKNSTTLPRMKSSSSVTTSDAHPSTTSSSEESDLERVKQELLEEVRKELQKMKEEIIEAFVQELRKRGSP, encoded by the exons ATGAG TGAGACGGTTATCTGCTCCAGCTGGGCCACTGTGATGCTCTATGATGACAGCAACAAGCGATGGGTACCTGCCGGCACGGGCCCCCAGGCCTTCAGCCGTGTACAGATCTACCACAACCCCACGGCCAATTCCTTCCGTGTAGTGGGCTGGAAGATGCAGCCAGAACAGCAG GTGGTCATCAACTGTGCCATTGTCCGGGGTATCAAGTACAACCAGGCCACCCCCAGCTTCCACCAGTGGCGCGACGCCCGCCAGGTCTGGGGCCTCAACTTCGGGAGCAAAGAGGACGCAGCGCAGTTTGCTGCTGGCATGGCCAGCGCCCTAGAGGCACTGGAAG GAGGTGGGCCTCCGCCCCCGGCTCCGCCCCCAGCAGCACCTCCGACCTGGTCTGCCCAGAACGGTCCCTCTCCAGAGGAGGTGGAGCAGCAGAAAAG GCAGCAGCCGAGCCAGCCGGAGCATATGGAGCGTGAGCGCCGCGTCTCCAATGCAG GGGGCCCACCTGCTCCCCCAGGGGGGGGACCACCGCCACCTCCAGGACCTCCCCCTCCTCCCggtccaccccctccccctggtCTGCCCCCCTCAGGGGTCTCAGCTGCAGGGCACGGAGCAGGgggacccccaccccctgcaccaCCTCTCCCCACAGCACAAGGCCCCAGTGGTGGAGGGGCTGGGGCCCCTGGCCTAGCTGCAGCCATTGCCGGGGCCAAACTCAGGAAAGTCAGCAAG GAGGAAGCCTCAGGGCCCCCCCCTGCCCCCAAAACCGAGAGCAGTAGAAGCACAGGTGGGGGGCTCATGGAAGAGATGAATGCCATGCTGGCCCGGAG AAGGAAAGCCACACAGGTTGGAGAGAAACCCTCCAAGGATGAATCTGCCAAT GAGGAGCCAGAGGCCCGAGTCCCAGCCCCTAGTGGTGA ATCTGTGCGGAGACCCTGGGAGAAGAACAGCACAACATTGCCAAG GATGAAGTCGTCTTCTTCAGTGACCACTTCCGATGCCCACCCCTCTACAACCAGCTCCAGTGAGGAGTCAGACTTGGAGAGAGTGAAGCAG GAGCTTCTGgaagaggtgaggaaggaattgcagaaaatgaaagaggaaataattgaag CCTTTGTCCAGGAGCTGAGGAAACGGGGTTCCCCCTGA
- the VASP gene encoding vasodilator-stimulated phosphoprotein isoform X4, which translates to MSETVICSSWATVMLYDDSNKRWVPAGTGPQAFSRVQIYHNPTANSFRVVGWKMQPEQQVVINCAIVRGIKYNQATPSFHQWRDARQVWGLNFGSKEDAAQFAAGMASALEALEGGGPPPPAPPPAAPPTWSAQNGPSPEEVEQQKRQQPSQPEHMERERRVSNAGGPPAPPGGGPPPPPGPPPPPGPPPPPGLPPSGVSAAGHGAGGPPPPAPPLPTAQGPSGGGAGAPGLAAAIAGAKLRKVSKEEASGPPPAPKTESSRSTGGGLMEEMNAMLARRRKATQVGEKPSKDESANEEPEARVPAPSESVRRPWEKNSTTLPRMKSSSSVTTSDAHPSTTSSSEESDLERVKQELLEEVRKELQKMKEEIIEAFVQELRKRGSP; encoded by the exons ATGAG TGAGACGGTTATCTGCTCCAGCTGGGCCACTGTGATGCTCTATGATGACAGCAACAAGCGATGGGTACCTGCCGGCACGGGCCCCCAGGCCTTCAGCCGTGTACAGATCTACCACAACCCCACGGCCAATTCCTTCCGTGTAGTGGGCTGGAAGATGCAGCCAGAACAGCAG GTGGTCATCAACTGTGCCATTGTCCGGGGTATCAAGTACAACCAGGCCACCCCCAGCTTCCACCAGTGGCGCGACGCCCGCCAGGTCTGGGGCCTCAACTTCGGGAGCAAAGAGGACGCAGCGCAGTTTGCTGCTGGCATGGCCAGCGCCCTAGAGGCACTGGAAG GAGGTGGGCCTCCGCCCCCGGCTCCGCCCCCAGCAGCACCTCCGACCTGGTCTGCCCAGAACGGTCCCTCTCCAGAGGAGGTGGAGCAGCAGAAAAG GCAGCAGCCGAGCCAGCCGGAGCATATGGAGCGTGAGCGCCGCGTCTCCAATGCAG GGGGCCCACCTGCTCCCCCAGGGGGGGGACCACCGCCACCTCCAGGACCTCCCCCTCCTCCCggtccaccccctccccctggtCTGCCCCCCTCAGGGGTCTCAGCTGCAGGGCACGGAGCAGGgggacccccaccccctgcaccaCCTCTCCCCACAGCACAAGGCCCCAGTGGTGGAGGGGCTGGGGCCCCTGGCCTAGCTGCAGCCATTGCCGGGGCCAAACTCAGGAAAGTCAGCAAG GAGGAAGCCTCAGGGCCCCCCCCTGCCCCCAAAACCGAGAGCAGTAGAAGCACAGGTGGGGGGCTCATGGAAGAGATGAATGCCATGCTGGCCCGGAG AAGGAAAGCCACACAGGTTGGAGAGAAACCCTCCAAGGATGAATCTGCCAAT GAGGAGCCAGAGGCCCGAGTCCCAGCCCCTAGTG AATCTGTGCGGAGACCCTGGGAGAAGAACAGCACAACATTGCCAAG GATGAAGTCGTCTTCTTCAGTGACCACTTCCGATGCCCACCCCTCTACAACCAGCTCCAGTGAGGAGTCAGACTTGGAGAGAGTGAAGCAG GAGCTTCTGgaagaggtgaggaaggaattgcagaaaatgaaagaggaaataattgaag CCTTTGTCCAGGAGCTGAGGAAACGGGGTTCCCCCTGA